In the Thunnus thynnus chromosome 24, fThuThy2.1, whole genome shotgun sequence genome, TAAGAAGTAGCTTTTGTCATCCTCTTCCCGCTGAATCATTTCCTGTCTCCTCCACTCTCTCTAATTGCCCTTCAGTTTAGCTTTACTTACAGTAGCTCAAGTTACTGCTTTTCCTGGCTTCTCTTTCTtacatgaacattttctggtCAGAAGAAAAGCCGCAGAGGCCTTGACCTTTGCCCTCACTGATGTATAATTGTGCGTATTCTGTTGCACTTTTAAGAAGTAATTCTCAGCATGAATTCTGggtaaattcttttttttttaaaaaagaagaagaaacatgctTCCAGCCAGCTACAATATCCCATTCATTTGCAGCAAACTGAATCCAGTAGATGAGACATGTGACCTTAGAAAACGGTGAGCATGTGAGTCAGTAATCTGCCGTTCCGAACTGCCTCTGGGACGGAAATCCCATGGTCCTCCACTCTCCATGCATTTAGCCAACGTGGCACAATGACTCATTTACAcgtcactgtgacatcatatcGAGGGGCCTTTACTGTACAGGCCaaaagctgtttaaatcactctttaaatgtatttaaatgtgggtttttttgtgtgttaagcACTTGTGTTCCTGTTTTCAATCCACATCAGACTGTATAGGCCAGTTATAGGACATGCAGCAAATATTAGTCACACTGTGAGACCAATAGTTCTGCTTTCATGTCACATGTTTGTAGATCTCATTTTGGTGTAAAACTTCTACATTTTTGAACTGAAAGTGCATGAGATGCACACCTCCATCATGCAAATATAGCTCCTTGAAGTGGATTTACtctgttctttattttcatttctttcaccGTTTGTGTTCCTCCCGTTGAGAATGTTCTTCGGCGCAAATCAGAGACATCCAAAGATAAAATTCCCCTGCAACGAAAATCCCCCTCTTCATGGTTAATCGAATGTCATCAGATATGGAGCAGCTGTATCTTGTCAGTCAGATACAGTAGGAGTGTGGCTGTGtggtatctctctctctctctctctctctctctctctctctctctctctctctctctctctctctctctctctctcactatctCTGGCATTTATCTGTCCTGTGTCCGCTCTCAGATCCGCTCACTATCTTGTGGGTGTTGTGTTGGATGACGGCTTTCACCCTTTAGGTCATGGTGGCCTGTCAAATCAGTTGTGTGTAATCGTCATcgttcacacacaaacaggtaaAATATACTTGACAGAAGTAAGATGTTGGAGTTGTCATATATGAAGTGTCTAgtttacaagaaaacaattTCAACCCACTTTAATAGGCATAAATTGTTATAATCTTTGCACATTAATGCAGGGCAAGAGCATTGTACAAGGAATATTGCAGTAATATACAATTTATATCCCACACTGTCAGGTCCTTtgaaccagtggtttccaactgTTGTCTACACACTAAACGGGGTtaaaattttacccagtttgggtcaatatagcaccagTACAACATAGGGTTAACTTTACCCAGAAGCAAACTGTTATTTTGACTCAGTGTTacaagctttagctaaaaactgacacaaatttatagtttcttgtacaaaacgatgtgcatatgacattcaaaagatacatagacattcaaaagttattaacaatcaataacaaactgtgatgggtaagtttaaaaagagtagagtagattataacaagctgtaGTTTGAGTAAATAACCctagagttaaaaaaaaaaccaaaacactaaaactgggtcaaaGCAACCCCTTGTCTTGAGTGACAGTAAgttattttgaaacattttttaacttaCTAAGTGTTCTGCATGTTTTCAGTCATACATAATTTGACTAGTTTTAATGTCGACCTAATCTCTAAATTTTAGAGCCTTTAATTCAATAATTCCAAAAGAtcaaacacaaaatcaaatgtGGATGCACATGTCTGACCGCATCCAGGAAAGCGCATGATGAGTGGAGGATGGTTTCCAGCCGGAGGGACAAACTCTCGCGAGGCTAGCGTTAGGGTTTTGTATAGGTTATTATTAAGATATCGCGAGAGTTCCACCCTCCGGCTGATCCAATCTAGCACCAACCGTGACACACTCGGGTCATATGAGCGTCATCAGCGGCTGAGGGTCCAGAGAACTGCGGGGACACCATCCGGAGCGCCATGACACCGGCTGACAGCATCACCCTCCCGGGATGAATGACAGGTATTTAACCGCCACACCGACAGGTACACTTAACTGAGAAAGgaaaagttttatttcaatgacaaaaaatgtccatTTGCTGTCGTTTTAACCCGCCGGTAAAGTGGCGAGTGTGCAACTGTTAGCGCGTCCATTATCGGACAGCTGCAGTTTGTGGAAAAGCTTCCATTATCGGACGAATCCAGCGCAGTCGTGCTTTTCCCCATAGTTTCCTCAACATTTTGACGACGACATAACACAGGCAAGCgatttttcatatttagacACCTCAATGCACTCGTAGGCTAGTTTTTGTATCAATAAACGTCTGTTTTTTAGGTCATTTTATGCTAACTGAAATCAGTCAGGCGAGTCTGCTTTTTCACAAGTTGTCGCGGTTAACCACTTGTATTTTCCATGATGTTGTATCCATCATTGCCtacatttccacattttttgaactcttttttttcaacaagaGTGGAGAAAGAAAGTAGAAGTCATGCTGGAGAAGAATAAAGGGGAGTAACAGATGGATAACATTCACCATGATCGACTGAGTGTCCGAAAATGGATCCTTTCAAGCTCCATTAGATAAAGTATTACAGCAAACAAAGCTGTATTTATgatttaataatattttcagTGCAAACAGTTAACTGTACTTTGATTTAGACGTTGGCAAAGTTACAAAGTAaactttaaaatgctgttttcgACCTTTTTATCACGCTGTTTGAGTTTCCTGTTTCCTATCAATAAATCTGGTTTATTGATAGGAAGCATGTTATTTCCTCACCCACAGCAGAGGTGTCACCTGACCAAACTCTCCTACCATGTCTCTCTGTTATCCTGCTGATTTAGCATATCTGTTCTTGCTCTGCATTTAGAAAACACCAATAGAAATATTGCATTTTGTGGACCTAAATCaaattatgtgtttatatgtgatttTATTGGAAATAATCCAGCAGAACAGCCTCCTCTTTAAATAGTAGCCTGCTGCTGAACCAGGCACAtgactcctgtgtgtgtgtgtgtgtgtgtgtgtgtgtgtgtgtgggtgtgtgtgtctgtctgtgtgtgttcattcattcCTGCTCTCGTTTACAAATGTTAATGCTTCCCCAGAAGAAATGACAGGAGCGTCGCTGGagtctgtgtttttaaaggtcCCAAGACAAAGACATCATTTACCAGATTTTGTGTCTTTAGGCTGAAAATGCATTCTGCTGCCAGTTCATGTGATAGCGCAGCCTATAAGCACTGAATCCCAACTCAGGGACTTAACTCTTCACTTCATTCAAGTCTTTAATGTCCAATAAGATGTGGATTTGGTCAATCTTGTCCTAAGACATACATTAGTTAGATAACTCTAGGTGTGAAGAAATACTCCACTTACAAAATGTATCTTCGAGTGTGACATAATCACCCGCTGTAGGCTTGTAGCGTGACACGGGAGTAGTGTATTTAGCCACAGTGTGGAGAAACTATGACTGTGCCTGAACGTACAGATTAATAGCAGAGTAATCGATTATGTTGCAGGAGCTGATTTAGAAGCATTGCAACTATTGTGAATCCAAGttgactgcagctgctgtcctCTGTGAAGCGAACGTGAGCGGAACTTTTTACAGCCACGTTTCAGGCCCACAAGGGGGTAAGAATTTGTTAGTGGAAAGATAGATTTTTGTGGAGTATTTCTTGAGAGTGGTTGCTGTACATTTGGCCCAACACATACTTAAGTTAAATGCACGAAGAGAAGTATTTATACCAGTATTTGTTATCCATTAGAGCTACAATGATTAGTGGATTTATCTGGGGCTGCAACTTTAGAAGgcaaaatgttacaaaatagtgaaaaacttGCATTCATAATTTCATAGAAGCCCCTGTGATGTCTTTAATTTGCTTGCTTTGTCTGAATagtccaaaaacaaaagatatttgATTTAGTGTCATgtatgataaagaaaaacagagaatcgTCACATTTTATAAAGGCTGGAAGCAGataatttttggcatttttgctggaACAATGGttgaaatgattattcaattatcaaaatagttgctgattcattttctacTAATTGTCGCAGCTCTAAATGGATCAATCAGTAAATTAGCAGTGGATTCATCTGCGACTGTTTTGATAATCTAATAATTATTTAAGTTCtcatgtttttgactgttggtcggacaaaacaagacgtaaTCTTGGACTCTGGGACTCGTCCTGATTTGCTGACGTTTTACAGACTGAATGATTAACCAGCAGATTAACCGTTAATGAAAAAAGTCATCAGTTGCAGCCGTAGCACCCACTCGCTTCCTTACACTGTGACAACCAGTGATGGATGAGTGAGGAGACGCTACAATCTCACTCTGCTCCATCTTACTATCTGAACTGTGATGGATGAACTGATCCAAAGCTCCTCCTCGCTCGCATTTAGAACTCCCACCTTCCTCTCAAGAGATTTGTTCTGGGATGTGGGTGGAGTGAAGCAGTATGTAAAGTATGCAAGTGTGTGGTACGGGATTAAATTTGCACTTAAATCCGCATTTTTTCCAGCTGAGCCTCTTGAGTGCCCTCGGCCACTTGGAGATCTGTGGAGTTAAATaatctctttttcctctctctctctctccttcagattttaaagaaaatgagcCGTGTGCAGACATAACGGTGAGAAATGGTTTCAAATGCTTTTGTCTGCTGTTGACCGTGTTGAATGTCATCACTTGTGGACGACTCACTGGGTCCTGTGATCAGCGTCCATGTGATGCACAGCATGGATCGTTTcatgcatacagtacacacagtgTATGAAGTTCATTAGTTGCATAGTGTAATGAGGGGGCTGAGGCTGTTTAATAGGATTAGCTAGTTGACTGACTTTAATTAGTGCGAGTGTGAGGAAAAGATGTAAACAGTCTgcattagtttttatttttcagttggGGATAAAGTGAAAGTTGGCTGAGAAGTTTGTTCTTATCTCAAACACAACTTTATCTGTGAGGCGTAAGGTACAAACTCACTGCAGTCACTgcttaattaaataaaagtaccaacacaCCCAGTGTCAAACTGACTGTCGCATTGTCTGACAAAGACCTACTAACATTAAAACTGTGCTTAAGAGGAATTCTGCTTGGTTTCAGTATGAGCTGTTTCCAAATCACTCATACATGTAAGCATAATAGTTCTCTGTAAGTAtgagtatatacagtacatagacAGTATGAACACCGCGCTGTCAGAACAGTCCCATAGTGTTCTTTGTTTAGTGATTTAATTGAATGAGATGCTCTATCAAATTTACTTACTGAATATGAATCGTTTAGAATTTGCTATATAAATGCTGCCATTGTTTATTGAAACAAAAATTGCAAAAACtatgaattattttaagttTGGATATATATTTCTTGAGTATAACACCTTTTTTTCAATAGTTCTGATGGTGTAATTCTTGATACGACCATGAGATGGTGCCAAAgtaaagaaatttaaaaatactaCACATATTGGCCGTTATACGCAAGATGCGATATTCAAAGAACTAAACGTTTTGCTAGATCATGTATCTGCTGAGCTTGAATGTTCATTATTGACCTTGGAAAGCGCAGTTTAATGAAATTCTTAGCAAAAACGCCACTTACTGTAAAATGTACGtagctttcagccacatcttgTGGTTTAACTAAATAAACATGGTCAAGTGACTTCATGCTAAGTTTtgtcaaacaatatatttgCTATTTAGCTAAATGGCTGCCTGAATATTTTGTACCTTTCTCTTTGctgatgaaagagaaagagcagaTAAAGGATTCAAGAAGTCATTTGTTAGACTCCAATAGCATAGCAGGTATTTTAACAACTTGGACAACTATCGGAGCCCAACATTCTACATACTAAATAATATACCCCAGTGTGGTAATACTAACTAACAaaatttacacaaacacaaaaataaacaggcTCAGACTGAGTCTATCATGGTCTAACATAGCCATTAAGTATCACTATTTAACATAGAATAGTAATAAtgctttgaaaaacattttttaaggGATTCtttctcaaaaatgtaaaaattaaatgtggagaaaaaaacagagatagATAAAACAAGATTGTGGATGTGGTTTTCTGcactttttctgtctcagctgatttaaagtttttgtgcttttgcaGGTGAAAGTCCTCTCGTCATTGTTGGTGTCTCCAAACCTTCCGTGCAGCCTAACAAGCCTTCAGCCATGATGTCTAAGTCAGCTCTCTTGAAGGTGATCCTTCTGGGTGACGGCGGCGTGGGCAAGTCATCGCTCATGAACCGCTACGTCACCAACAAGTTCGACTCGCACCTCTTCCACACCATCGGCGTGGAGTTCCTCAACAAGGAGCTGGAGGTGGACGGCCACAGCGTCACGCTGCAGATCTGGGACACGGCGGGTCAGGAGCGCTTCCGCAGCCTGCGCACGCCTTTCTACCGCGGCTCTGACTGCTGCCTGCTCACCTTCAGCGTGGACGACGGACAGAGCTTCCACAACCTGGCCAACTGGAAGAAGGAGTTCACTTACTACGCTGACGTCAAGGACCCAGACAACTTCCCCTTTGTGGTGCTTGGCAACAAACTGGATGTCCCCGAGCGGCAGGTGTCAGGGGAGGATGCACGGCAGTGGTGTCGCGAGAATGGCGGACACCCATACTTTGAGACAAGCGCCAAGGATGCTACTAATGTAGCATCAGCCTTCGAGGAGGCTGTACGCCGTATTCTGGCGTTGGACGACAGAGCTGACCACCTCATCCACACCAACACAGTGGACTTGCAGAGGAAGACTCACTCTGAACCCAACTGCTGCTGAGTGGAGATGGTGACCCAGCAGGAGCTCATGTGATGCTCCTGAAgttgacacatactgtatgtctgagtGTGGTTTGTGACTCTGCAGAAAGAGGAACTGATGGCGTTTGATCAGCAGCTACATGATCATTTCGGTTAGACTTTTGACCTGGATGACTTTTGTAATCCAGTCTTAATGTTTTTAGACCAAAACTGACAATATTTTGTGCCAATGTTCAGCATTCACACCACACAAGggagaaaaaaactttttttaatctaaaaaaaatctgatgtctTGCAGGTTTTATAGACACATTTGTGGTCTGAGACGAACTTCAGTTATATCTGAGGTTGACGTGAATGACTGAAAATGGCATAAAATGGCATAAAAACTAAACCAGCTTTAAAGTAGCAACAGTTCTCTGATCACAAAGCATTTCAAACTGCATTTTGAAAGGTGAAAAACCAGTTTTGACGTCACTGAGCTGTGGCTGCAACTTTTAGTCCACAAAAAGAGAAGTGCTGTGATTGTGTTCTGCCCATAGAAGCAGATGCATGACTCATATTCAACTACAATACAGCAATAATGCTATTCACTCCGCAGAAACCGTACAGCCATGTTTACAACTAAAATAATGTGTCCTATTTAATGCTGATTGTCCTTAAACAGCACATTAATTTAACAACATGCAGTCTTTTAATACATAAACTATTAGACAACAACTAAATGtaagttattaatgtttttctggtgctggtaaaatgttttttgtataaAACAAGCCAATATTGTCTATTAATTTTAGTTGagatatataaaatgttaattttccaTCTATAACTCAAACTCTTCATGTACACTATATATAAAGTACCTAAAATGTGTGCATTGTCAAACAAATATGAACCTTTAAATTTAGCCATTACCCATGTAgtagatgaatgaatgagaatGTCTACTGTGCCCATTACTTTGAAATGATCAACGAGATTTTATAATCTAACATTTTTTAGATATAgatcttttattttctattctgtaGTAGCCTCTGTTATGTAATTTGGAGTTtccctgaagaagaaaaagagctAGCATGAGACTCCAAACAAGCGGTTGATATTGTTTTCACCTGTATTTCAGTATATTTCGATCACCACCCCTTCTCTCACTATGAAAAATGGAGAACACAGATGAACTTTGAATTGCTGATGTAAATTTCAGATgactaataaaaacacactgtggGCGTGTGTGATCTTTATCAGCGCCACCTTCTTTATTAAGGAAAATGACTCCCGACATTTTTAACactggaaataaaacagtggCTGACAACGAAACTGAAGAAAACTGTCTTTTCTGTCTTATTTAAAATCGCTTAGTTTTGAAAACCCTAATTTATTCCACAATAAATACAGGAGAGGATAACAAATATATCTTTTGAAGAGCAGTACCCACTTTATCCACCAGATGGAGCTCATGTATCATAAGTTTGAAAGACTGAGGCTTGACATGCTGGCCTTTTTTCatggaagacattttgacaggtCACAGTATGAAAaccacaggtgtaaataataaaattaatggctgcttcagtttcaggctcctagtattgtgcatgctggctcactgtcacactcatgacttactgggacactcagtgttattagtaacacctgtgcttttctcaCAATGACAAGTCAGGAGTGTCtgctgtataaaaaaaataggcCTATTCGTGTATTATGCAGACATAATGGTGCTTGTACATGCCTACACACAGCTCTGTGAAGAGGTCTAATCAGATAATGTAAGTgagaacacctgtgtgggtggactCTGGGGGGTTAAAACTTCACCACAGCAGTTCATTCAGTACTGATGCAGCTGtaatatttcagatttttccattaaatgtaactgatgatgatgaacttCTCAATGGCTGTTTGGAAAACCAATTCCTTCTTCGCCTGGAAGTAAGCTGAcatatttgtctttaaaaagaTCTGGTCCATATTGTTGACACCTGTTGCAACAAAGACTTTATGACTGCATGAGACTAACATTAGAAACATGTTGGGATttcaaatttatttaatttattagaTAGAACTTTGTCAATGTCATGCAGCAGTAAAATCAATACAATTACCTTTGATTTTTTTGCTGACTGTAAATGATTTATGCATGTGCTAAGCAGTTGTGTAACAAGTGATACCtttttgcattttcctttttgattTTTACTAAGTTTGCTtccataaaaaggaaaaaaaaaaagcacttcaGAGACTCAAACTCAAGAACGAGGCGGGAGACAACGGTGTCACGATAATAAAAAATATCGGTTTTACTAGAGAAGGTTACAAAAATCATCACTATATAGGAGTCATAGAACTATTtccaacttaaaaaaaaaacataatgaaacacCTACAGGGACTACAATGCCATCAAAGTACAGTGGAGTTTTTCTTTAGAAAAGAGTGGGTGAGAAGGTGGGGCGGGGggagtgtggaggaggaggaggaggaggaggaggaggaggagaggagaaggggggcAAACACCGCCTACCATAGTTGTCAGTACAATTGACTACACATCACCTGAAAAACTGCAAAGACACAGTCATGTCTCCTTCATGCAAATAACAAGGAAACGACAACACCCTGACACGCATCGTCTTATAGGAAATTGAAGTTTGCCTTTACATCAACCTGGCGGCAAAGCACGTATATTTATCAAACATAACACACATGGCAATATAGTCCTTTTTTATACAGAATAGACAGCTGCACACATGGACAATACTGACATGCTTCATCTCATTAAAGTTCAAAAAATTTGTcttcttcagtgtttttttgagGGTTAACTAACCAGTGATGATCGGTATAGAATATAGTTCATGATTATGAAACAATATCTGATTATAAAATTAACGTATGAAAATTCCTGACTTGTTTTATTTAGAGTGTAAACATCCAAAACAGTCTCTGTGGCTCATATGAGAGGCATGACgttaaaaagaaaaggaaaaaaaaaacaacaacaacaacaaaaaaaaaaaagtgacattttcctCAACTCGCGTGTTGACGAGTCACTCATTTGGCCGGCCAGCGAAAAAATAAGCACAAACAAGATCCATAAAATCATTATTACTGAATCACAAGAAGAACTCAGCTGCCCAAAActgataaaacattaaaaatcaatttccatattatttttttttttcacattttaaaatgtatacatCACAAGCACCTCAATccatcatatcatatcatgaCTGCACTGTATCCCTCTCACGACATATCATTGAAGATGTTACATTACAATTATTATATCAAATGCAGAACTAGTATTTGAGTGCTAAACACATATCTCAAAGGgaacatttacatatatttgtggaaaaaaaaaaaaaaaaaaattagaataGCATGTCAAAACACTGATTGTGTTCTCCCCGTCTGGGAGATGGTGTAAATTGAGATCTTTTAGGGGTGATTCGACTATTTACAGGTGAACTTCAGTCGCGAAAGGAGGAATTTTAAGAAAATGAGAGAACaggtatttactgtataatccACGCAGGACAGCGTACCAATCAGGTGACACAGCGTATtcggtgacccatcagattctgtgacctgcggtgttagttaggtttaggcatgaggagtgagatgtttagggtaagaatatcagggtaggtcacagaatctgatggatcaccaaatacagtgtaaaaaaaaaaaaaaaaaaggttaagtGCTTTAGATGGTGAAGTTTTGGAAAGGAACACAACTGGATAAAGTCAGACTTGGTTTGATacctgaggtgtgtgtgtgtcttttatgtTGAAAAGACCAGGACAGATTTGTCATGCTGCCGCTGGTGACGGGtgtagcaaaaaaaaactgtaaagatCTTAAAATTAATagattgacattttgggaactcgctttcttgccgagagttagatgagaagattgaaaGAGTGgcatcgatcttctcatctaactctcggcaaggaAGCAAATAAGCgtgttttccaaaatgttgtaCAATTCCTACGTTTGCTACACCTCTGGTCTTAAATTAACTGTGTTAACCTTGGTAGATAAATAAACTTCATGGTAATGCACAATAATCCTTGAGATACTACATGATTTGAGTCTTCTAGGTATTTCTGTGAGtgtggggggtgggaggggggcggggtgctttgtgttttttaaggGATTTTAACTGTccctcattttttttgttttttaaatagtgCAACAACGTATTGAGCATTAGcaataaaaagttaaagatggagaggaaagtaaatgagaaaaaaaaccctaaaacataagaagaagaaagatcGTTATAGTACCTGGCATACTTTTCAGagagtattaaaaaaaacaacaacattcatacacattcgcacaatatattcatattcatatatatatgcatataaaacaccaaaaaaaaacagaggaagttGGTCGCTGCCTGGCTTCCCTGTGGCTGAAGCAgacagtgaatgtttttttttaggctgTGAGGAGCTGTGTGGTCGAGAGGCTGTGTTGGCTCAGGGCGCGAGGCCATCACAGCCGGGGCCACTTTCACGAGCCGCCGCCCAAAAGCACGGACGGGGGGAGGAGACGCTTCTGAACCGATGTACCGTACCTGAGCTCGACCCCCGGGGCAGGGCGAGCCCTCCCTGTTCTGAAGCATCTGCCTCCGTCTGGGCCTGCCGTCACTCCTGATCCTCGATTCTCTTCCCTTCTGGTGTGAGTACGCTCCCACGTTTCTAATAGACATCGTGGAAGGGAAGAGGATGGAGAATCAGGAGGTTGGGGGGGGACTTATCAAACATGACCGAGGTGGTTTGTTTTAACGGAGGGAAGGGTGGGCACTGGGTGTTTTGGGGTGGGGGTTAAGGTGTGGAGGGGAGATGAGTGGTGGCGGGAGAGGTTCGCTTGTCCTTATGAGTAGGTGGAGGAGTTCTGGCCCTCCTTGGAGCGCGCCTCAGCCTCCAGATCCTGGTCGTCCTTGGTCTTGATGTCCTGGTACTCGTGCGTGGAGACGGCGCTCTTCAGGTAGGCCCAGTTGGCCGCCAAAATCATCAGATAGTGAATCTGGAGAGAAACACAAGTTTTTTTTGACTACTTTTGGGACGAGAAACAAAATGTGCAACAAGGGACTGAAGCTGTGTCCAATTTCTATATGACATATTACTGTCGACAGTACTTATTGTCATTTTTCCAATCAAACTTCTGTGCTTCAGTTTCATGATACATATTCATTCTAAGCAGGTTTTGAATCTGTAGTGTGTTCATTCGAAAAATGGCAAACGTTAGAAAACCACTGTTTTATCACGATGATTTGTAAAAAGGAAATGGAGGAGCTGCCCACAAGTGGAAAAAATGAATTCAATTTTCAATGGTGGTGAACAAAAATAGCTATAAAATTTTAGTAGAAACATGAGCTACCACTTAAACtccacaaagagaaagaaatactgccactataaacattttattttaatgtctttcagctGTGAGTAACTCCACCACGTCCTTCATGCTTTGCTTTGTGGGACAAAAGagtacaaaaaacacattttttttagtatATATACAAAATTTTTTTGAGCACTACATGTTTAAAACCTGCAAGTAATGGAGGGAATTAGGACGTAACGTGAAACGTGGAGGTTTTTTCGTCACAGAGCAAGATCACAGGTGATTTCACTAATTAGCAGTCGTCAGTGAAATCACCTGGTAAACCTGGGTCGAGTTCCGAAATGcccaaatttaaataaatggttTTTAAATGCACTGACATCTGCGAACATCATGAGAGAACATTACAGGAAACATGTTTGATGGTACAAAACTATTACAATGAATGACAAAATCTCCAATTTGCTGAACCAGTGCAGGAAATGTTCATTTCATACAGATTTTCCTACACTCAGTGGCTTATTCCTTGTCTGTTTACTATTCTGTTTATCCTTCTACCtcctgaaaaacacattacGGAAGGCTTTCAGGTGACCCAAGCTTATTGCATTTTTCAGTATCTCCATTTCcctaaacacaaaacaaaaaaaatccgcC is a window encoding:
- the LOC137176882 gene encoding ras-related protein Rab-9A-like, with amino-acid sequence MMSKSALLKVILLGDGGVGKSSLMNRYVTNKFDSHLFHTIGVEFLNKELEVDGHSVTLQIWDTAGQERFRSLRTPFYRGSDCCLLTFSVDDGQSFHNLANWKKEFTYYADVKDPDNFPFVVLGNKLDVPERQVSGEDARQWCRENGGHPYFETSAKDATNVASAFEEAVRRILALDDRADHLIHTNTVDLQRKTHSEPNCC